In one bacterium genomic region, the following are encoded:
- the nusB gene encoding transcription antitermination factor NusB: MGSRRDARESAVQILFQLDFNPGELNTTLASYWLERKVTTKTQLFVEELVRGVMENRFAVDATIAKCAQNWELPRMATVDRNVIRLAVYEMMFRKDIPHAVSINEAVAIAKNMGDVGSGRFVNGVLDKVHRDIEASGVGKTAGEAEGTES, from the coding sequence ATGGGGTCTCGAAGAGATGCCCGCGAATCAGCGGTGCAGATCCTGTTTCAGTTGGATTTCAATCCGGGTGAATTGAATACCACCCTGGCTTCCTATTGGCTGGAACGTAAAGTGACGACCAAGACCCAGCTGTTTGTCGAAGAGTTGGTGCGTGGTGTGATGGAAAATCGGTTTGCTGTCGATGCGACGATTGCCAAGTGTGCCCAGAATTGGGAGTTGCCCCGCATGGCGACTGTCGATCGCAATGTGATACGACTGGCTGTCTATGAAATGATGTTCCGCAAGGATATCCCGCATGCGGTCTCTATTAATGAGGCTGTGGCCATTGCTAAAAATATGGGTGATGTTGGCTCCGGGCGTTTTGTGAATGGCGTTCTGGATAAGGTTCATCGTGATATTGAGGCATCCGGGGTCGGCAAGACTGCAGGAGAGGCTGAAGGAACAGAGTCATGA
- the ribH gene encoding 6,7-dimethyl-8-ribityllumazine synthase — translation MSTTVKEVSGNLIGQGLKFSIVVSRFNDLFTKELVGGAIDCFVRHGVNEKDITVAWVPGANELPFVVQQLATKGGTNAIVALGVVIQGATPHADLINSQVSRALSGIALDKQVPVINAVVCADNLEQAIERCGTKAGNKGWSGALAAIEMANLCKQMGV, via the coding sequence ATGAGTACAACTGTGAAAGAAGTATCTGGCAACCTGATTGGACAGGGTCTGAAATTCAGTATTGTGGTCAGCCGGTTTAACGATTTATTTACCAAAGAATTGGTGGGGGGCGCCATCGATTGTTTTGTACGGCATGGCGTAAATGAAAAAGATATCACCGTCGCTTGGGTGCCGGGTGCCAACGAACTCCCTTTTGTGGTGCAGCAACTGGCGACCAAAGGTGGAACGAATGCCATTGTGGCGCTTGGCGTGGTGATTCAAGGGGCGACTCCGCATGCGGATCTCATTAATTCCCAGGTGTCGCGGGCTTTGTCAGGCATTGCGCTGGATAAACAGGTACCGGTCATCAATGCCGTCGTTTGTGCTGATAACCTTGAACAGGCCATCGAACGGTGTGGTACCAAGGCTGGCAACAAGGGGTGGAGCGGGGCGTTGGCCGCCATTGAGATGGCGAACTTGTGTAAGCAGATGGGAGTTTAA
- a CDS encoding bifunctional 3,4-dihydroxy-2-butanone-4-phosphate synthase/GTP cyclohydrolase II yields the protein MSKENKIFDPIEAVIADIRRGKMVVVTDDENRENEGDLIMAADKVTDSAINFMARYGRGLICVAMTKERLEKLNIRSMVNRGGGDHFGTAFMESVDAHEGVTTGISAHDRAKTIKTLIAPGSQRRDLISPGHVFPLQAKEGGVLCRAGHTETAVDLARLAGLAPAGVICEIMKDNGEMARLPELTKFAKKHGLKIATVASLIEYRRREERLIELERTVDMPTRHGIFKLKLYRSLIGNEHHLALVMGDPRKAKAPLVRVHSECLTGDVFGSMRCDCGDQLSKAMDMVAHEKVGVVLYMRQEGRGIGLANKLHAYELQEKGFDTVEANEKLGFKADLRDYGVGAQILADLGLTKIRLITNNPCKVVGLKAYGLTITERVPLILPSNIHSQRYLATKKKKMGHWL from the coding sequence ATGAGTAAAGAAAACAAGATATTTGACCCCATCGAGGCAGTGATTGCTGATATCCGCCGTGGGAAAATGGTGGTGGTCACAGATGATGAGAACCGCGAGAACGAGGGAGATCTCATCATGGCCGCTGACAAAGTCACGGACAGCGCCATTAATTTCATGGCACGCTACGGGCGCGGCCTGATTTGCGTTGCCATGACTAAGGAGCGGCTCGAAAAACTGAACATCCGCAGTATGGTGAACCGTGGCGGAGGAGATCATTTTGGTACGGCATTTATGGAATCGGTAGATGCCCATGAAGGGGTTACGACTGGAATCAGTGCGCATGATCGGGCTAAGACCATCAAAACCTTGATCGCGCCAGGCTCGCAGCGACGCGATTTGATCAGTCCGGGGCATGTGTTCCCGCTTCAAGCCAAAGAAGGCGGTGTGTTATGTCGTGCAGGCCATACCGAAACGGCCGTGGATCTTGCCCGGTTAGCAGGCTTGGCGCCTGCCGGCGTGATCTGTGAGATCATGAAGGATAACGGCGAGATGGCACGCTTGCCTGAATTGACTAAATTTGCAAAAAAACATGGACTGAAAATTGCCACGGTGGCGAGTCTGATTGAGTATCGTCGTCGCGAGGAGCGTCTGATTGAGCTTGAGCGAACGGTGGATATGCCCACTCGGCATGGGATTTTCAAACTGAAACTCTATCGCTCGTTGATCGGCAATGAGCATCACCTGGCTTTGGTTATGGGCGATCCCCGGAAGGCGAAGGCCCCCCTTGTGCGAGTGCACAGCGAATGTTTGACTGGGGATGTATTTGGTTCGATGCGGTGCGATTGCGGTGATCAACTTTCCAAGGCTATGGACATGGTGGCTCATGAAAAAGTCGGCGTTGTTCTCTATATGCGCCAGGAGGGGCGGGGGATTGGGCTGGCAAATAAGCTGCACGCCTATGAACTGCAAGAGAAGGGGTTCGATACCGTCGAAGCCAATGAAAAGCTTGGGTTCAAGGCCGATTTGAGGGACTATGGCGTTGGCGCCCAAATACTGGCAGATCTGGGATTGACCAAGATCCGGTTGATAACCAACAACCCCTGTAAAGTGGTTGGGCTTAAAGCATATGGTTTGACCATTACGGAGCGGGTTCCGCTTATTCTGCCTTCAAACATACATAGTCAGCGGTATCTGGCGACAAAGAAGAAGAAGATGGGGCATTGGCTGTAA
- a CDS encoding peroxiredoxin, producing the protein MSVLVTKAAPDFTAQAVMPDNQIKELTLSSYRGKYVVLFFYPLDFTFVCPSEILAFNKAVKTFEKKGAVVLGVSVDSQFSHFAWRQTPVEKGGIGEIAFPLVADLDKKIARDYDVLLNDAVALRGLFLIDQKGIVRHQLVNDLPIGRNVEEAIRTLDALKFHEEHGDVCPANWKDGEEAMKPTAAGVASYLAKHAK; encoded by the coding sequence ATGTCCGTATTAGTTACAAAAGCAGCCCCTGATTTTACCGCACAAGCGGTGATGCCCGATAACCAGATTAAAGAACTTACCTTGTCTTCCTACCGAGGGAAGTACGTGGTGTTATTTTTCTATCCCCTGGACTTCACGTTTGTATGTCCTTCGGAGATATTGGCGTTTAACAAGGCGGTAAAGACATTTGAAAAGAAGGGTGCGGTTGTATTGGGAGTTTCTGTGGATTCCCAGTTCTCCCACTTTGCCTGGCGCCAGACTCCTGTTGAAAAGGGAGGGATTGGCGAAATTGCCTTCCCGTTAGTCGCGGATCTGGATAAGAAAATTGCCCGTGACTATGATGTGTTGCTGAATGATGCAGTGGCCCTGCGCGGGTTGTTCCTCATTGACCAGAAGGGGATCGTGCGTCATCAATTGGTGAACGACCTTCCGATCGGTCGAAATGTCGAGGAGGCCATTCGAACCCTGGACGCCCTGAAATTCCATGAAGAGCATGGCGATGTGTGTCCGGCTAATTGGAAAGATGGCGAAGAGGCGATGAAGCCTACTGCCGCAGGTGTGGCGAGTTACCTGGCGAAGCACGCGAAGTAA
- a CDS encoding Rrf2 family transcriptional regulator: MITRETDYSMRLVLALAERHKKGILSASSAEIAAEMDIPYRFLRKLVKRLVVGGID, encoded by the coding sequence ATGATTACGCGAGAAACAGATTATTCGATGCGGCTTGTTTTGGCGCTAGCCGAGCGGCACAAAAAAGGAATTTTATCAGCTTCCTCGGCGGAGATAGCGGCGGAGATGGATATTCCCTACCGTTTTTTGAGAAAATTGGTCAAGCGACTTGTTGTGGGGGGGATTGATTGA
- the thyX gene encoding FAD-dependent thymidylate synthase: protein MKVELLAITPDAERIIEIAARTCYQSGDKMVPEKIGELLPKLIAMGHESPFEHACATFRISEVSRAMTHQLVRHRLMSVSQKSQRYVSESTFGWVVPPAVSGDDKPEFDRDMAVLRDMYAKWKEKGLKSEDARFVLPNACTTELVVTANFREWRHVFNVRCHRRAQWEIRDVCLAMLKALNEHAPHVFADISALIEKA, encoded by the coding sequence ATGAAAGTTGAACTGCTTGCTATTACACCGGACGCGGAGCGCATCATCGAAATTGCCGCTCGAACCTGCTATCAGAGCGGGGATAAAATGGTCCCTGAAAAAATAGGGGAACTGCTTCCCAAGTTAATTGCCATGGGGCATGAATCTCCTTTTGAACATGCCTGTGCCACATTCCGGATAAGCGAGGTCTCCCGCGCTATGACCCACCAACTGGTACGGCACCGGTTAATGTCGGTCTCGCAGAAAAGTCAGAGATATGTGTCAGAATCGACTTTCGGGTGGGTTGTGCCTCCTGCTGTGAGCGGGGACGATAAACCTGAATTTGATCGGGATATGGCGGTCCTCCGGGACATGTATGCGAAATGGAAAGAGAAGGGCCTCAAAAGTGAGGATGCCCGCTTTGTGCTCCCGAATGCCTGCACTACCGAGCTGGTGGTTACCGCTAATTTTCGCGAATGGCGTCATGTGTTTAATGTGCGGTGCCATCGTCGCGCACAATGGGAAATCCGTGATGTCTGCCTGGCGATGTTGAAGGCGCTCAATGAGCATGCTCCGCATGTATTCGCCGATATTTCCGCCCTGATCGAGAAAGCGTAA
- a CDS encoding DUF1015 family protein, with protein MQIRPFKSWCARPDLATKVAAVPYDVVNTAEAAALAAGNPYSFLHVSRAEIDMEPGIDPYSDQVYAHGRDTLNRFQKESVLIQESIPQLFLYRQTMGKHVQRGIVACCSTAEYEQKTIKIHEKTRQDKEDDRTRHIKTLNAQTGPVFLLYRDDPTLNALAAETENTAPLFDFVAQDGVAHAGWKFANPEKVTAAFNRVAVAYIADGHHRAASAVRVAKERRAAHPQQTGEESYNWFLGVLFPSSQMQILAYNRLVKDLNGLTPATFLETVKSCFNVKVAATPVPAAPGTVCMLLGGIWYELTWILPSNTPLESRLDVSVLQERLLAPVLGIDDPRTSKRIEFVGGIRGTSELEKRIAAGEHSVAFSMHPTTVEQLMDIADVGGIMPPKSTWFEPKLRDGLFTHVLGHCTK; from the coding sequence ATGCAAATCAGACCGTTTAAATCATGGTGCGCCCGTCCCGACCTGGCTACAAAAGTAGCCGCCGTCCCCTATGATGTTGTCAACACCGCAGAAGCCGCCGCTTTGGCCGCCGGGAATCCTTATAGTTTTCTGCACGTCTCCCGTGCAGAAATTGACATGGAGCCGGGTATCGACCCCTATAGCGACCAAGTCTACGCTCATGGCCGCGACACCTTAAATCGCTTCCAGAAAGAGAGTGTTCTGATTCAGGAGTCAATTCCCCAGCTTTTCCTTTACCGGCAAACCATGGGTAAACACGTCCAACGCGGGATCGTCGCCTGCTGCTCCACAGCAGAATATGAGCAGAAAACCATTAAAATTCACGAAAAAACGCGGCAGGATAAAGAGGACGATCGGACCCGCCACATCAAAACACTCAATGCCCAGACCGGACCGGTGTTTCTCCTCTATCGCGATGACCCCACGTTGAACGCCCTTGCGGCGGAAACTGAAAACACCGCACCCCTGTTTGATTTCGTTGCGCAAGATGGCGTAGCCCATGCCGGCTGGAAATTTGCCAACCCTGAAAAAGTAACCGCAGCTTTCAACCGTGTTGCCGTGGCTTATATTGCCGACGGTCATCATCGGGCTGCTTCAGCTGTACGAGTCGCCAAAGAACGACGGGCGGCCCATCCGCAACAGACCGGGGAAGAATCCTATAACTGGTTCCTTGGCGTACTCTTTCCCTCAAGCCAAATGCAAATTCTGGCCTATAATCGACTCGTCAAGGACTTGAACGGACTCACTCCTGCCACTTTCCTTGAAACGGTTAAAAGCTGTTTTAACGTCAAAGTTGCCGCCACTCCCGTCCCCGCGGCGCCAGGCACCGTATGCATGCTTTTGGGCGGCATCTGGTACGAGCTCACGTGGATCCTGCCCTCCAACACACCCCTTGAGAGCCGACTGGATGTTTCCGTACTTCAGGAGCGCCTATTGGCGCCGGTACTGGGAATTGATGATCCCCGCACGAGCAAACGCATTGAATTTGTCGGTGGTATACGTGGAACGAGCGAATTGGAGAAGCGAATCGCTGCGGGCGAACACTCCGTTGCGTTCTCCATGCACCCCACCACTGTCGAACAATTGATGGATATCGCCGATGTCGGTGGCATCATGCCACCCAAAAGCACCTGGTTTGAACCCAAGCTCAGGGATGGCCTGTTTACCCACGTACTGGGGCATTGCACAAAGTAA
- a CDS encoding response regulator, translated as MKQKILVMDDDPSICKICTLLLNRIGYDVDTASSGEEAITLFSKALQAKSPYLAVILDLTVQTGMGGLDVVKKLITLDPSVYAIMASGASVDNMMSSYKSRGFKAVLPKPFRLQDITDCMKNIPLSEN; from the coding sequence ATGAAACAAAAGATACTAGTCATGGACGACGACCCTTCTATTTGCAAGATTTGCACCTTGCTCTTGAATCGTATCGGTTATGATGTAGACACCGCATCCAGTGGAGAAGAAGCGATCACGCTTTTCTCAAAGGCACTCCAGGCCAAATCGCCCTATCTTGCCGTAATTCTGGATCTCACCGTTCAGACGGGAATGGGTGGTCTGGATGTGGTCAAAAAGCTTATCACGCTGGATCCTTCCGTATACGCCATCATGGCCAGCGGGGCATCGGTTGACAACATGATGTCCTCGTATAAATCCCGCGGTTTCAAGGCGGTTCTTCCTAAACCATTCCGCCTCCAAGACATCACTGATTGCATGAAAAACATCCCCTTATCAGAAAACTGA
- a CDS encoding RluA family pseudouridine synthase, producing the protein MGKPSSDNCIRLNASWPEIEILREDDSLLAINKPAGLLIAADRLDKTRENLLSLIHAGIHLQRPWAKSRKLSYLAHVHRLDQGTSGIALFARDKVALTNLARQFHQQKPKHTYVALIQGNLTEPEQEISLPLAQSLVDPGITVVDHHRGKPCVTRVTQLESFRGYSLVKAETTTEIPHQIRVHLREVGCPLVADHDYGTGFPLLLSELKKHYRMKREGEHPLMARPAMHAERIELHHPLTGDPLIIEAAWPKDMTISVKYLRKFASH; encoded by the coding sequence ATGGGTAAACCCTCCTCCGACAATTGTATTCGCCTGAATGCCTCATGGCCCGAAATCGAAATTCTCCGGGAAGATGACAGTCTTCTGGCAATTAACAAACCTGCTGGCCTGCTCATAGCTGCAGACCGGCTCGATAAGACCCGTGAAAATCTACTAAGCCTGATCCATGCCGGGATTCACCTTCAGCGCCCCTGGGCCAAGAGCCGTAAATTGAGTTATCTGGCCCACGTTCACCGTTTAGATCAGGGCACCAGCGGCATTGCTCTTTTCGCCCGGGATAAGGTTGCTCTTACAAATCTCGCCCGGCAATTTCACCAACAGAAACCTAAACACACTTACGTGGCACTCATTCAAGGTAATCTGACTGAGCCAGAGCAGGAGATTTCCCTGCCGCTAGCGCAAAGTCTGGTGGATCCGGGAATTACCGTAGTCGATCATCACCGCGGGAAACCCTGCGTCACCCGCGTCACCCAACTTGAATCATTCCGCGGCTATTCCCTCGTGAAGGCCGAAACCACGACGGAAATTCCCCATCAAATCCGGGTTCATCTTCGTGAGGTCGGCTGCCCTTTGGTGGCTGATCATGACTACGGAACAGGGTTCCCCCTCTTGTTATCGGAATTGAAAAAACACTACCGCATGAAACGAGAGGGTGAGCATCCCTTGATGGCACGTCCCGCCATGCATGCCGAGCGAATCGAGTTGCACCATCCTCTGACCGGTGATCCCTTAATCATTGAGGCCGCCTGGCCCAAAGATATGACGATATCGGTTAAATACCTGCGCAAATTTGCGTCACATTAA
- a CDS encoding sigma 54-interacting transcriptional regulator translates to MEKREIIELSVLYRISQAVAHRRDISALLQEVFDILEKDMELSFGTLTLRRPDTDVFVIEAARGMTPAEHKRGQYRLGEGITGTVAKSGKPEIVPDISKDSRFLNRTRTRKGGTVAFICVPIIHHRQVIGTISIDRPAAEKEKLEKDLEFLRLVSNLLAEAVASIREQIVEQESLKAENERLRRQLGDKYQPHNLVGNSKEMRVMYDQIAQVADSQATVLIRGETGTGKELVARAIHFGSSRRNNPFISVNCAALPENLIESELFGHEKGSFTGAAQLRKGRFELANGGTLFLDEIGDITPAVQVRLLRVLQERSFERVGGNVPINVSVRVIAATSRNLEDAIRSGRFREDLYYRLNVFPIHLPPLRERRSDILLLVDHFLQKYNEAYGRKVKRISTPAINMIMAYHWPGNVRELENCIERAVLTSTDEVIHGYSLPPTLQTSEATNTSLLPDSGASLQTMVESFEREIIVDALKRHRGIAAAVARHLQTTQRVINYRIKHLGVNPHDYRQ, encoded by the coding sequence ATGGAAAAACGGGAAATCATCGAATTAAGTGTCCTTTATCGGATATCTCAGGCTGTGGCTCATCGGCGGGATATTTCTGCGCTTTTGCAGGAAGTGTTCGATATTTTGGAAAAAGACATGGAGTTGTCTTTTGGAACCTTGACGTTGAGGCGGCCGGACACGGATGTTTTTGTGATTGAAGCTGCCCGTGGGATGACTCCGGCGGAGCACAAGAGGGGGCAGTACCGTCTTGGGGAAGGCATTACCGGTACTGTGGCCAAGAGTGGAAAGCCTGAGATTGTGCCTGACATCAGTAAAGATTCACGCTTCTTGAATCGTACGCGGACGCGGAAGGGGGGCACTGTTGCCTTTATCTGCGTGCCGATTATCCATCACCGACAGGTTATTGGAACAATCAGTATCGACCGCCCTGCGGCTGAAAAGGAAAAACTGGAGAAGGATCTGGAATTCTTGCGGCTGGTGTCAAATCTGCTCGCTGAGGCGGTTGCCAGCATTCGGGAGCAAATTGTTGAGCAAGAAAGTCTGAAGGCTGAGAACGAGCGACTGCGACGGCAGTTGGGGGATAAATATCAGCCTCATAATCTGGTCGGGAATTCAAAGGAAATGCGGGTGATGTATGACCAGATCGCCCAGGTGGCCGACAGTCAGGCCACGGTATTGATCCGAGGTGAAACGGGAACCGGCAAGGAACTGGTCGCCCGCGCCATTCATTTCGGCAGTTCGCGCCGGAATAATCCGTTTATCAGTGTGAATTGCGCGGCATTACCGGAGAATTTGATTGAGAGTGAATTGTTCGGACACGAAAAAGGATCCTTTACCGGGGCGGCTCAATTACGAAAAGGGCGGTTTGAACTGGCGAATGGCGGGACGTTATTTTTGGACGAAATCGGGGACATTACGCCTGCCGTTCAGGTTCGGCTTTTACGGGTTTTGCAAGAGCGATCCTTTGAGCGGGTCGGTGGGAACGTGCCGATCAACGTGAGTGTGCGTGTGATCGCCGCGACCAGTCGCAACCTTGAAGATGCCATCCGGTCGGGGCGTTTCCGGGAAGATCTATACTATCGGCTCAATGTCTTTCCGATTCATCTGCCCCCGCTCCGCGAGCGCCGTTCTGATATTCTGTTACTGGTCGATCATTTTTTGCAGAAATACAATGAGGCGTATGGCAGAAAGGTGAAGCGGATTTCTACGCCAGCCATAAACATGATCATGGCTTATCACTGGCCGGGAAATGTCCGGGAACTTGAAAATTGTATCGAGCGGGCCGTACTGACTTCCACCGACGAGGTGATTCACGGTTACTCACTGCCGCCAACACTGCAGACAAGTGAGGCGACGAATACCTCATTACTACCGGATTCCGGGGCCAGCTTGCAGACGATGGTAGAGTCATTCGAACGGGAAATTATTGTGGATGCCCTGAAGCGGCACCGGGGTATTGCGGCCGCCGTGGCGCGACATCTTCAGACGACCCAGCGTGTCATTAATTACCGCATCAAGCATCTGGGGGTAAACCCCCATGACTACCGGCAGTAA